The window TTAATACAATACAATTATTTTGTACATGTGTTCTTATTTCATTTGCTAcaaaattttcgtgtttacaaaagAGTTAAATCTAGTTTTAATGAAATCCTAGAAATgataaatttttcaaaaattatatatactaaggTTGAAATGTCCCTACTAATTAAGagatttttaattattcatttaaaaaaataaggatagTATTGTAATTTTACCGCATCTAAAACTTCCTTCTTATAAGCATTCTCTCACACGTATTCTCTCCTACACGAACACTTTATGTGTGTGTTCATAATGATGTACAGAACCTAACTTTAGGTTTGTATTTATATTTGTCGGTCAAGATGGTATTTTACATCTCTCAATTGGAGAGTTTTTTGGCCAATCAAGACTGCATCATGCTCGTAAAAACTTTCAATATGTCTAGGAAGCTAGTAGATTTGGTTATATCTATGAAGCTAGTACTGGCTAGCTAACACCAAACAATATTGTATCATGTTTACCAATTTCTTGATTCGTATACATTCGACAGGCATGGAGATTGTTACTGGAATTGTTGAGAAAGTTGCCGAGTATGCAATTGAACCAGCTATACGCCGAGTGGGCTACCTTACTCATTGCAGAAGCAGCCTTCAGAATCTACGAACTCAAGTGGATAAATTAACTTCTGCTAGAGAGGGGGTGGAGCATAAGGTTGATGAAGCTCAAAGACAAGGTAAACGAATCGAAAGCGAGGTACGAAACTGGCTGAAACAAGTGGATGAGATCACCGAAGAGGCAGGCGAAATGTGGAAAGATGAAATCCAAGCAAAGATGAACTGTCTCCATGAGTTTTGTCCTAATCTTATTCTTCGTTACCAGCTAAGCAGAAAGTCAAAAAAATTGGAACAGGTTGCTGATGAACTCTATCAAAAAGGAGGCTTCACCAATGTTTCATATGATGTTCACCCACAAGAGGTATGTACCGTGTCTACCAAATATTACGAAGCCTTTGATTCAAGGATTTCAACTCTTGAGAAGATAATGGATGAATTGAGATCTCCCAGTACTGATCTGATTGTGGTGTACGGAATTGGCGGTGTGGGAAAAACCACACTTGTGGAAGAAGTCCTTAGGCAAGCTATAGATAAAAAGTTATTCACTGATGCAGTTATGGTTCGTGATGTGAAAAATCCAGAcctgcaaagaattcaaaaagAAATTGCCGAGAAATTAGGCATGGAAGTTGGTGAAAACGAGACTATGGCTGGAAGAGCACGTCATTTATGCAGCAGGATAAAAGACGGGAAGGTTCTTGTAATTTTAGATAATATTTGGGAAAAAATAGATTTGGAGAATATGGGAATTCCATTTCTGTCTAATTGCAAAATATTGTTGACCTCCAGAATTCAAAAGTGTCTATCGTCAGAGATGCAACCCCAAAAAGCGTTTCAGCTTAAAGTTTTAAACGCAGAGGAAACTTGGAGTTTATTTGAGAAGAAGGCAGGCGACGTTGTCAAAGATCATGCTATACTGAATATAGCAACCCAAGTATCTGCAAAATGTGGAGGTTTGCCTGTTTTAGTTGCCACAGTTGCAAGCGCTTTAAAAAATAGAAGTACTTTGTATGCATGGAATGATGCCTTGAGATGCCTAAAAGCGTTTGACGGTGAAGAGTCAACAGCAGAAGCATATTCGGCTCTGGAGTGGAGTTTCAATCAATTGGACAGTAAACTTAAGCCATTGTTCTTGCTTTGTGGAATCGTCATTGGCGTAACCTCACACAACTCTGCCCAATTGTCAGACGCCCGTTTGTCGGACTTGTTTAAATATGCAatgggtttgggtttgtttaagAACTGTCATTCATTGGAACAAGCAAGCAATGCATTGCATTTGTGGATCGAACAGCTTAAAGACTCTTGTCTATTATTAGACAATGTGGGTGATGAATTTATCAGAATGCATGATCTTGTACACAATGTTGCGATCGCGATTGCATCCAAAGATCAATGCACTTTGTTTAGAACATCTGGAGGTGAGCTGAAAGAATGGCCTAATGATAGGGATTTTTCAGAAAAGTGCAAAACTATCTCTTTGGCTCCCTGCAATATCCCCAGACTTCCTGAAGTGTTCGAATGCCAAAATCTAGAGACGTTTATTTTGGCCCGTAAAGGTGGTGACCCAGTGGAAATCCCAGACACCTTTTTTAAAGGGATgataaaactaaaagttttggATTTAACTAAACTGGATATTGGATCACTACCTTCATCTCTTCAGCTCCTAGAAAATCTTCGGACATTGTGCTTGGATAGCTGCGTGTTGGGAGACATAGCTCTAGTTGGACAGCTGACAAGATTAGAAATTCTTAGCTTTCTCAAATCTGATCTTAAGGAGTTGCCtaaagaaattgggaaattaACTCATCTTCGGTTGTTGGATTTGACAGGTTGCTATCAACTTAAAGTGATTTCACCAAATGTATTATCAAGCTTGAAAAGTCTAGAAGACTTGAGAATGCGAAACAGCTTCCACCAATGGGTGGCTGAAGGAGTCAGCGGAGAAAGAAGTAATGCTAGCCTTTTGGAGCTGAAGGACTTGCCTCATCTAGCGGCATTAGCTGTACATATTCCGGATGCTAGCATTATGCCAAGGGGCTTATTCTCTGACAAGTTGAAAAGATATGATATATCAATTGGTGATACCAAGTACACTGTTTCTCTCAAAAGGAGATTCCAGCACACCACTAGATATGGAATATGGGACAGTATGGATGGAACCCTCAACACATTAAAGCTCAAGCTCACCACTAGGCAAGAATTGGACGATGGTCTAAAAATGCTATTGAAGAGATCTGAAGCTTTGTACTTGCATGGGTTGGAGAACGACTTCCAATTCCAGTCGGATAGTGAAGATTTTCAGCAATTGAAACACCTCTAAGTTCGAAACATTGCTAAATTTACATACATCATAAATGAGAAGGTACATCGCTGGTTTCATGTTAAATTCTTTCTATCTTTACACTATAATTATCATCCAGAATTTTACAGAATGCGTAGTTCtgcatttcattatttttttcctgTCATCCTTCTATAAGTTTAGAATATCGAAATGATTAAAATGAGTCAACCAGGGAAGATAGTAACCAACATTTATGCTATTCGAAGAGTTTTCTTATATaaacatcaaagaaaaaaagcatTGTTTGATCTAGTGGTGTTCCCAATGTTGAAAGACGTTCGATATACAAATCATTCGTTCCTCATAAAGAGAACTTTTATTAGGTTAGGTATGAAATTCATCTTCAACCATATTATGGTAACTGAATTATGGGAATTTGATCTCTAAAATTTTGGATTGCATTTGACTAGTAACATTAATTGATGTACATTAATTGTCTTCTTCTAAACCCGAAGTGTGTACTGCAGGTTGGGTTGCCAAACTTAACGAGGTTGATTGTGCATGAATGTGGCTCAAGATTCTTGTTTTCATCTTCCACGGCTAGAACTCTAGTGCAACTCAAATATCTTGAGGTAAAAAGATGTCACATGATGGAAGAGATAGTTTCAACACAAGAATATGGTGAAGAAAAAGCAGATGGCATGTTTTGTAAGCTACAACATTTGAAGCTAATAGATCTTCAAATCCTCTCTAGATTCTGCTCTGGAAATTATATCGAGTTTCCGTCTTTGGAAAGTTTGGAAATAGTGGATTGTAATGTACTGGAGACATTCATCTGCGAACCTAAGAGTAAAAGCATTACAGTCCGCAGAGAAACTAAAGAGGACTTGAAGAAGACGGTTGTACAATACTTTCCTTTTGACGACAAGGTGAAATATTATACTATCATCTCTCTTTCATCATTATGTTTGTCTAAtgaaaaaagaaccaaaatttaTTAAACCCGAAGTGTGTACTGCAGGTTGGGTTGCCAAGCTTAACGAGGTTGATTGTGCATGAATATGGCTCAAGATTCTTGTTTTCATCTTCCACGGCTAGAAGTCTAGTGCAACTCAAATATCTTGAGGTAAGTGGATGTCACATGATGGAAGAGATAGTTTCAACACAAGAATATGGTGAAGAAAATGCAGATGGCATGTTTTGTAAGCTACAACATTTGAAGCTACAATATCTTCAAATCCTCTCTAGATTCTGCTCTGGAAATTATATCGAGTTTCCATCTTTGGAAAGTTTGGAAATAGTGAATTGTAATGTACTGGAGACATTCATCTGCAAACCTAAGAGTAAAAGCATTACAGTCCGCAGAGAAACTAAAGAGGACTTGAAGAAGACGGTTGTACAATACTTTCTTTTTGACGACAAGGTGAAATATTATACTATCATTTCTCTTTCATCATTATGTTCATCTAATATGTTCACTTGAATGAAAAAAATCTAACAATTCCATAAGATGAATGCAGGTTGGGTTTCCAAGGTTGGAAGGCCTGTTCATCCGTGGCTTAAATAAGTTGACGGCAATATGGCACAACCAACATGTTCCAGGCTCTTTGTGCAGAGGAGACTATACTGAGGATAAACATGAAGCATCTGCTCAAAATCTAGTCAAGGCAGTCATACGTGAGTGCAGCAATTtgcaatatattttgtattgtcCTGGAATTGAGGAAATCAGTGCCAAGGTAGAGGGAGTAGAAACAACGCCCGAGTTTGTGTTCCCAAAAGTAGTATATTTTAAATTAGAAGAGCTGCCCCAACTTAAGAGTTTCTATCCGGGAATACATGCTTCCAAGTGGCCGTTACTTGAAGAATTGAAAGTGCGCAGATGTGATAAATTGGACATTTTGTCTGTTGAACTTTCAAGTTTCCAGAAACATGTTCTGGGTGGTGTATCTGCTCCGATTAAACAATCTCTCTTTGTAATTGAAAAGGTAACAATACTTTCGCCGAATTTATTCAAGCAAATATGAAATTCCTCTCTTGTCAAAAAAAAGTAATCGGACTACCAATCTCTTACTCATTATGTCGTTTAATGTTCATTGTTGATCCATCCATAATATATTTCAGGATTCATTCCCCAAGTTAGATAAGTTGGTTTTGGATGGCACTATGGAGATTTGTGGCGACCTACTCCCAGCTGGGGTCTTTCGCAAACTCAAATCTGTCGAGTTTTATGCTCCATACTCTGCAGTGGAGACTTCACATGAGCAAGGTAGATCTGCAGAAATTACCTTGGAAGGTGTAAGTGCTTGGAAGTATCAAGGATCGGGCGGGCTAAGGCATCTTTGGAAAGAGAATTCTCGGCCGGCATGCCCAGTTTTTCCGAGCTTGGAAATTCTAAGAGTGTTGGGTTGTATCAGAATACAGGATCTAGTGACATCTGCAATATCCTTCCAGAATTTAACAACTTTGGAAGTGGTTGGTTGTCATAGATTGAAGTCATTAACAAACTATTCGGTTGCTAAAACGTTAATGCAACTGAGAGAAATGACTCTTGTGAAttgtaaaagaatgataaaaataGTGGAAACGTCAGACGGAGAAGATGTAGCAGGAAATGAGATTGCTTTTAGCCGGTTGCTACATTTGAAACTTTCAATTCTTCCGAGTTTGAAAGACTTTTGCTCTGGAAATTGCATTGTCAAATTCCCACAATTAAAAACTTTCTTTGTAAGAAATTGCCCTGAGTTGAAGATTTCCTCGGAACTGGAAAGAATACCGCTACAGGAGCAATTTGATGGGaattttaattatgtttatagCGACATTGTTGATGGTGATGACGACGACGATGTTGAAATGGTAAGTTTTTGTTCCCAATcttccattttttaaatttcttgacATGAATATTGACATGCACgttgtatttttctttgtaatAGGTCCCCAAAAATTCCATTTGATGTTTCCAGAGGAGCACATTTCACCGCAAGAATGTATATGGTGAGTACCATCCAAATACTCTCTATTATGGTTGTTGGAGAATGGAGAATAGAGTTTCACGCTGGAGCTGTAACAAGATAATGTTGACTACTAATATCACCTACTAATATGTGGTGCGCTATGTTGAGCTTAAAAAGTTTTATCAGTTGTGTTACTCATATTTTCCAATCTTTGTCTCTCCAGGACATTCTTTGTTGCACCTTAAACTTTTTGTGGTTGCCGTTGTTGCCTTGTCTTAATTGAGAAGAAGCTTGCAGAAAGAGTCTGCCGGTCGGTAAATGCTTGTGTGATATTCGTGAAAGCAGCAGCCTCTCCGTTCACTATTGTCCAGGTCCCCGTTTTCTGGTTTTTCCAAACTTCGAATCTATTAGTTTTCCCGGTTTCAAACCTTGATAGCTTTGCTTGTCTGGGGAATAAGTTGTTTCACGTCTTCCTTACATTTATGCATTACATACATAATACATTGTGCTTTTAGTCAGATTCAAGCCGTTAGATTTGACCATGCATTTAAAGGAAGCATATCGACAATGTGTGCAATACATTAGTgtaatattgttgaatttttattaTGGGAGTGTTTGTGGCTAGAATTAATCTTAGCAAGCCTAAAGTTATTATGGTGTATTGGTGTGTATGACTGCCAATGAACTCGGCCTACTAAAGTTTATGATATAAATGTGACTTAATATTACAGtttagtagtatttttcttcacttgtaagtgagagattttaggtttgaattttgagaacGGTGAGTTCGCAACCAATCTATTCTCACTTCTTTAAttgtattctttttcacttataaagattaagaaacaattgaatAGACGTAAAATTGACAACAAGGCACAAACATTGTAGATTTGGGCTTGGTGTGCGATTTGGGTCTTCGCTTGGAAGGATGTAAGAACAATTGAAAAGATGAAAAATGGGCAACAAGGCCTAAGATTATCAATTTGGGCAAATGTCCAATTTGGACCCATGATTCGCCGTTTCAACGAGAACAATGAAGTGAACAAGACGCGGAGTTCACCTCGACGTAGGGgcatttttgtttgttgaattccatCATTTATTAGTCTAAAACGGAACTTTAAAATTTAGGATCTTTTTgataggaaattgttattatcatttcaaaaatttcattctacattccaaactttccatattaagaaagaaaaatacacttgtggagtgtagaatgagatttttggagtgccaataacatttttctttcGATATTGTGTTGTTTGTTTAATTCATCTCCTATAATTGTATTCCTAAAATGTATAGAGCTAAGAGGCACAACAAAGCGCCCTCAGAAGTGTTAAGAATGTCATCTTATAACATCATTCAATAATTAAGAAACTTTAAAGTAATATATAACGTTTtataaataattcaaaatgaGTTAATCATAGAGCTAGTTTAGgagtgtgttttttttctttttctgaacaAACGTAATCTATACTAAAGGTAGGGTGAGGTAACTCTAataataggttagcaataatgtggtttaaattcatttttgtcgaggatcgaacctaagatctctcacttacaaataaaaaaaattattgaactgTAGTACTATGTGATAGATTAagaatacttttaaaataactgaaagtacTTCAACTGTTTTCTCATAATTTACTTGAATTTTAAAAGCACACTCGAATTAACAACCCTAAAGTTGGACAAGGATCCTCCTTGTGAGAATAAGGGGATCAATCAATCCAATCGTCTCTATTTAGGGTACGTTATGCCGATcagttttttttaggtactatttatatttaatttaaaataatttctaaccgtacgatatataatgaacgaacacgattgaTTGATTACCTGAATTCGTGAGAGAACCCTATTCACCTAAAGTTGTTAATTTTGGAGTTTCCATCTTTTTTATTGCAATTTTCTGGAAAAATTAACTGCATTATACAGTTAGCACCAATAAttgtttgtccaaaaaaaaaaaaaaaaaaagttagcaCCAATAATTCAGTGTGATTCCCGCTTTGTACCATTCGCTGGGCCATTTACAGTTGTATATGTCTTCGTCTTGGTGAGATAATAAGTGGATCAGATATTCTGTTCGAAGCAAAGCAATTTGAAGAGCAAAACTATCCAGCTCTTTCGCTAACAGAGTAGAGAATGCGGTACGTCTTTcagatttatttttaatttgctcCATTTTCTTGTCCCGTTTTATCTGTTTcattaattatcttgtttttgtttgtttaattaaccTCATCCCACTCCAAACAAGTTAAATATTAACTAGGATTCTTTCTACCTTTGATCTCTTTGATTTGTTGCTTGTACCACAAACAAGATATTACCAACAGAAAAATTAATTCCCAGATGTTCCAAACGGCAGAAATATTCCCAGATGTTCAAACAGTGGTGAACTAGTACACCAAAAAGGTTATTTTCAAACGGATCAAAGAAACAAAGTTTGCAATTTCTATTCCAAATTTCAGAATTGGAGAGGATCACAATTTTCGAACTTTGAATTTTCGTAATGTTTAGGGTTAGAGTAATCTCGAAATTTTCATAACATAACTTGAAAGTTCATATATTTTACaagttttttaatattcttgAAATTTTTTCGTATATGCAATTTATTGTTATATCTTGATATTTTGTATATgcttatttataaatttatttatttttgtggaATATACTTGATTTTCCTGTTTAATACATAAATATATGGTtaatataaaaaacaatgaGCAAAATGTTTCcaaaactaataataaaatacaaaagttgataacaaaatacattattttagtaaataacttttaaaaattagcatatttcaaaaaaaaaggccaaaattTTAACATCGGTAGTTAGAAAATTTCGGATTCTCTAAATGCATTCTAACTTTAAAAAATAGTCGGATTCagattttagaattttaatttcaaagtcAGAAAAGATTATTCCAACTAGCACCCTGAGTACACCACCCCCTAGGTTTCTCTCGTCTGTTGAGTAATGCGCTAGAAGCAACAATGATAAAGAGTTAAAGCTAGAACCACCGAGGGGTGACCTAGTGGTTGAGGATGATTTTTAGGCCCATATTCCATAACGCAcgttttgagtttgatttttcATGTTGGTGAATCATATGATGATGGCTAGAGgagagttgaaatgcatgtatGAATCTTCCCAACTCCCAGAAGAGTGGACTATAGTGGCGAAGCCACCAATTGGtccatttttcttattttaaagATAAAGATGTAAAcaccgaaatttcagtaaaataaatattcaccaacacattaaagttttgacatgcCAGGGCTTACGTGACATGCGCCATGTGTTTTACAAATCGTACATGTGGATGCGACTCATCAAAATCAGACAAGTCATCAAGAAGTACACGTGTCAACACTTGACGGAAAGGAATTATTTgactttaatttaattaagtcAAATATTAATTGATGGAGCCAAATCACAAACCGGCTCACAAATTGAGTCCTGGTTCTTTTTTTCAGTTAATCAATCCTACAAGCAAGGTCAAATCCATTGTAGGCAAAGTTTGGAGGGTCTATAAATATGAGGCTCCAAGAAAAAGAGAGGTCCATAAAATCATTCACGTCTAGACGTTGAAACTTTGAAGCTCTCAAGCACTtatacccccccccccccccccccacataCACTCAAACACTCTCAAACACTTAAGAAAACTCAGAAAACTCTACGTGTTCTTTGTCAAACCTGTGAAGAACCACCAAACCCCTACATGTGCCGGTTCCTCCATTGCCAAGAGCCAAAACCTTACAGCATCTgatcatccaagatcaagtcatcgtgaCCCATTGATCAACAACACTATACACCTTATATTTCGAAGatcgaatcagaggaccaaGTTGTAAAGATATTGTAACCCTACATTCAAATTAATACAATACAATTATTTTGTACATGTGTTCTTATTTCATTTGCTAcaaaattttcgtgtttacaaaagAGTTAAATCTAGTTTTAATGAAATCCTAGAAATgataaatttttcaaaaattatatatactaaggTTGAAATGTCCCTACTAATTAAGagatttttaattattcatttaaaaaaataaggatagTATTGTAATTTTACCGCATCTAAAACTTCCTTCTTATAAGCATTCTCTCACACGAACACTTTATGTGTGTGTTCATGATGATGTACAGAACCTAACTTTAGGtttgtatttatatttttcGGTCAAGATGGTATTTTACATCTCTCAATTGGAGAGTTTTTTGGCCAATCAAGACTGCATCATGCTCGTAAAAACTTTCAATATGTCTAGGAAGCTAGTAGATTTGGTTATATCTATGAAGCTAGTACTGGCTAGCTAACATCAAACAATATTGTATCATGTTTACCAATTTCTTGATTCGTATAT of the Pyrus communis chromosome 1, drPyrComm1.1, whole genome shotgun sequence genome contains:
- the LOC137744258 gene encoding LOW QUALITY PROTEIN: probable disease resistance protein At4g27220 (The sequence of the model RefSeq protein was modified relative to this genomic sequence to represent the inferred CDS: deleted 2 bases in 1 codon; substituted 2 bases at 2 genomic stop codons) codes for the protein MEIVTGIVEKVAEYAIEPAIRRVGYLTHCRSSLQNLRTQVDKLTSAREGVEHKVDEAQRQGKRIESEVRNWLKQVDEITEEAGEMWKDEIQAKMNCLHEFCPNLILRYQLSRKSKKLEQVADELYQKGGFTNVSYDVHPQEVCTVSTKYYEAFDSRISTLEKIMDELRSPSTDLIVVYGIGGVGKTTLVEEVLRQAIDKKLFTDAVMVRDVKNPDLQRIQKEIAEKLGMEVGENETMAGRARHLCSRIKDGKVLVILDNIWEKIDLENMGIPFLSNCKILLTSRIQKCLSSEMQPQKAFQLKVLNAEETWSLFEKKAGDVVKDHAILNIATQVSAKCGGLPVLVATVASALKNRSTLYAWNDALRCLKAFDGEESTAEAYSALEWSFNQLDSKLKPLFLLCGIVIGVTSHNSAQLSDARLSDLFKYAMGLGLFKNCHSLEQASNALHLWIEQLKDSCLLLDNVGDEFIRMHDLVHNVAIAIASKDQCTLFRTSGGELKEWPNDRDFSEKCKTISLAPCNIPRLPEVFECQNLETFILARKGGDPVEIPDTFFKGMIKLKVLDLTKLDIGSLPSSLQLLENLRTLCLDSCVLGDIALVGQLTRLEILSFLKSDLKELPKEIGKLTHLRLLDLTGCYQLKVISPNVLSSLKSLEDLRMRNSFHQWVAEGVSGEKXCXPFGAEGLASSSGISCTYSGC